The Canis lupus baileyi chromosome 5, mCanLup2.hap1, whole genome shotgun sequence region cagactccctgctgagccaggatctcgacacagggctcaatcctaggactctgagattatgacctgagccgaaggcggacacccaggtgctccaaaggATAATGTTCTTAATTATGAACTAGAGTTTTCTTGTGATTTGCAAGTCACATTTAATGACCtatatatttttccctctccccctcagaTTTGGATCATACAGCAGATGTCCAGTGAGTACACCTGCAATTTATGCCTTTGAAATCATGTTCTTAAGTAGGAAGTCTGATGTTTTAATCTTGATGTCCCTAGTTTTAATTCTCTCTTCCTGTTTTGGTTCCTTTACAACATGAAAATGATGGTTCGAAAGAACTCGGTTTCTGTGCCATTAAATTGATTGAGGCCTTTGGATTTGTATTATCATGCTGATCTTATTTTGACTTTGCTGTCAAGTTTTCTGTCTTGCTGTAGATTTTATTATACAGGGCATGAATGTATTTCTTTAGGTTACATGCATGGGGAGATACTCTGGAGGAAGCATTTGAGCAATGTGCAATGGCCATGTTTGGTTACATGACAGATACTGGGACTGTGGAGCCTCTGCAAACAGTAGAAGTAGAAACCCAAGGTAAACCAATTTATTCACTGGGGAAGACATTGTCATGCAAATGTGCAGGGTTCTACCAAATTTCAGTACATTTTCATAGTAAGAACAACAAAATTAATTATTAGCCTGTTCATCCTCTTTCAGCTAGCCTAAGAAATTCCATGCacttttaaattcaaataaattttcagagATAAGAGTTATtaaacatgggacgcctgggtggctcagtggttgagcatctgcctttggctcagggcgtgatcctggggtccagggatcaagtcccacatcgggctccctatatggagcctgcttctccctctgcctgtgtctctgcctctctctctctctctgtgcctttcatgaataaataaaatctttaaaaataattaaaaaaaagaattactaaacATCATACTATCATAATTCTTCTTGATCCTATGTAGGAGATGACTTACAGTCTCTTCTGTTTCACTTTTTGGATGAATGGCTTTATAAGTTCAGTGCTGATGAATTCTTCATACCCCGGGTAagcaaggatttttcttttttactgagcAAATGGGTTCTTAGTTCAGATTTTAAAAGGACAAGTGATTGAGAGTAGAACACATGAGGCAAAACCAAGCCATACAGATACATAAGGTGATACTGATTTGCAGAAAACAGGGACTTCTTGGTTAACCTGACTTTGCCTGTGTATATGCATTTTGTAATATTACCATATATTTGTCACTAATCAGGATTGTTTTATAAGAATGCACCTGCTATCTTCACCCAAACTTTTTATGTCTCCCAAGTTTGAGCTATATTTATGACCACCCATATGTTCCTTTGTCCCATGTGAAGTTTAGTAGCTCTGCCATGTTggcctaaatttaaaaattcctctcaGTTTTCCTtaacatgaaaaaggaaaagcaaaatggaGATTGCTTGTTGCCAGCCTTGAGAAGGGAACCGCTCTCCAACATCATTGTTAACCTAACACACAGGGGCCCTCCTGGCTTCTACAACCTCTacattctctcccttcccagcTCCACTACATACACTCTTCTAACTGGTCACTTGTCCTACAGAGTTCAGGAGCCTACAATGTTATATTGAAATGGGCTGTGAATGATTAAAATAGTTTATCATCCTattctattttacagagaaatttCTTGACTTGTGTTTTTAGATTGTATGTTTTTCAAGAATATTTCCCTtgaatatgtaagaaaaaaaccttatttCCTTGGAATATATTTAGTTTGTTATTCTACTtaacattttagttttctttgcttCAGAGAAGTTGTATGCTGTGATTTTCTAGAAAAGGGGATAACctagatatatttttttgtaaattatatttgaCTTACAATATATtagttcaggtgtacaacatagagTTTTGACAATTATTAGATATGTTTTAATAGATGGTCTGTtatgaacactttttaaaattaaatttttttttcctttttaggaaGTGAAGGTACTTCAAATTGAtcaaagaaatttcaaattaCGGTCAATTGGGTAtgttttgaaaatcttttaagTAGCAAGTCATAGAAGTCAGGAAAGTTGTTAAAATTCTTCACTGAACCTAGTAGGAAGACAGAAATGTTAAGTCAGAGGTCCAGTGGCATCTTCAGGTTAAGCTCTAAGAGCAAGGGCTTTGGTCCTCAGCTTTGGAGGATTAGAAATTTGTTAGAATGAAGTTGATAATTGGTTCTTGGACCTGATTCCCATCTTATTGATTTTTAGCGTAAAAATTTTTTGCATGAAGCCTGGCTTGGTGACAGGAAGCATTGATGATGCATCCTTCTCCTCACACCTGGACTCTGTTCAAACTGGCTCTTTCTCTTAACAAATTACACTTTTCCTTCCAGAGTTTGCAAACACTCGGTTAGATCTCTTTGATAGGGCTTGGTGTTTCCCAATTCTTTTCAGTCACTTAAAGCTATCTTTTAGTTATTTCTACATAAAGcctattttttcccactttatgttgaagttctttctttttgtaaagcaaggtcttttattctttccctctccttttttctttattttttaatgggtaaGGAATCTGGCTTCTCCAACCATTTACTTAGCTAATAAATGGTTGAACAGAATTTtaaagctttgttctttttttttttttttttaaagctttgttctTTTGGGGCACCTCAGTGACATAGTGGCTTGAGTGTCCTgacttgttttcagctcaggtcatgagctcagggtcatgggatccagccctgtttTGGGTTCCGCGCTTGGTACAGAGTCTGTGtgggattctgtctccctctccctctgtacccccccatccccctgctttctccctcttctctcaagtttctaaattaaaaaaagtgcTGTTCGTTCTGCTACCACTACTGCTTCTCCTACATGATCTCTAGTCACATTCATGTTGAAAGAAGAGAAGATACTTATCCCAGGTTCTAGGAGAGTACTTTTCTAGGGCCTTCTATATACAGGCCATGGACATTTCCTGAAAAGTTATAAAATGCAAACCAATTTAAGATCATATTATAGTATGTAGTATTTTGCATCTGCAGTACTCAGACCTGCTTTCTCCAATGCCTTGAGTACAGTGAAAATTTTGGACGTGTTACTCTATAATGAAACAATAGTCATTaagcaacatttattgagaatctacCACATGCACACTATactagggcttttttttttttttttaatggcaaccATCAACCTTGTTGAAATAGCTATAGCATATAAATCCCTGAACAGCTGTATTCACTGACAATCAAACTGAAATTTATAGCTTCCTTATACCCCTCCCATCTCTTTGGGCTTTTTCATATCTTAACCACGTTTACaaagctcattttaaaatatggaaaggaGGGCaggctaggtggctcagctgggcagcctgggtggctcagcggtttagcgccaccttcagctcatggtgtgatcctggagacccaggattgagtcccacgtcaggctccctgcatggagcctgcttctgcctgtgtctgtgcctctgtgtgtgtgcgtgtgtctcccatgaataaataaaatcttaaaataaataaataaataaaatatgtaaagggcaaataaatattaaatcttagAAGTCTtaatcattttctaattttccttctcAAGGTGGGGAGAAGAATTTTCATTGTCCAAGCACCCTCAGGTATGTTTTTAAATccagccattaaaaatattttatactttcttatCAAAAAGTCAGTACATGATAGTAAACTTCAGTGAGTTCTAATAAATTGATGTAAAGCCGTAAGTCTCCTCAGACTTCTCTGACCATATTATGTTTAAAGACTGATTTCACACATCTGATTTGATGGATTAGGTATCAGTACTTGAGTTCTAGGGTCAAGtttgttacagattttttttttaaagattttatttatttattcatgagagacagagagagaaagagagagaggcaaagacacagggagagggagaagcaggctccatgcaggagcccgacatgggacttgatcccgggtctcctggatcacgccctggactgaaagcggccctaaaccgctgagtcacccgggctgccctgttacaGATATTTTGTGGGACTTAAAAGTCCCATTGCCTTTGTGAGCTTCCGTATCTCCTCGTGTATTAAAGGTGTTGGActagggaaacctgggtggctcagtggttgagcgcacaggtgtgatcctggagtcccaggatcaagtcccacgggctccctgcacggagcctgcttctctctctgcctgtgtctctgcctctctctgtgtgtctctcatgaataaataattaaaatatttttaaaaaataaaggtgttgGATTGGATGTTCTCTAAAGTACCTTCTGCTTTCTGTGCCATTTCCAGATTCTGTGTTTGCTACCCTGTGTGGCTTTATTCTATACCAGTTGAATCTGCGGAAGAGGGgcaggcacatttttttttttctgtaaagggctggaTAATGTCTGAAGCTTTGTGGGACAAGAGTGACATGTGCAATATTCAGCTCCTCTATTGTATGTAGCTCTACAGCCaccacagacaatacataaatgaatgaatgtggctgTATTCCAGTAAAACTTCATGGACATTGAAATTTGAGTTTCATGCCATTTTCAAATGTCATGAGAGTCTTtagtgcccctcccccccatttagaaatgtaaaaaccattcttagtgTGCAAGGCTGTACAAAACTAGGTGTCAGGCTGGATTTGGCCATGATttgtagtttgctgacccctgtgtTTAGGCCAAGGAGACCTAAATTAGTTGAGGGTGACTGGGGGGTCCTGGATGCTTCTAGTAGCTGCAGTATGATTTCTCTAAGCACAACATAATGAAATGAAGCCTGATGAGGGAACCTTGGAAGAGAAGCATAAATAGAAGAGAAACCAGCAGAAGGGGCCATGtgaattttaatagaaaagaCATAGTGAAGTTTGCTTTTGAACCTATTATGTTTGAAGTGTATATTAGACATCTACATGGAGATGTCACATATGAGGCACTTGTCTGTAGGATGACTTATTCAGGAGATAGGTAGATCTGTAAATTTCAGTCTGGAAGCCAACCTGGAATAGGACGATATTTATAGCCATAGGGACTAGGTATGATTATCAAGGAGGGGGGAGGTGTAGATAAGAGAGAATATAGAGAGGACTGAGCTTTGGGGCACCAACTTTGGAAGGGATGGAGCCAAAAAGGAATAGAGAAGGAAAGCCTCATGAGGGGGTGCAAAAGAACAGGGGTGCCCTAAACCCAGATATCTCATGCTCTTGAGACTGCTCAAAGGCTGAGTGAGATGAGAATTGACAATTGACTATGGATTTACCTAATCAGTAGAAGGATGTATGGGTCAAAGAGCAAATGAATGAGAGATAGGGAAGTGGAGGTACTATATTGAGACAGTTCTTTCAAAGAGTTTGCAGAAACGGGGAATGTATGGATAGAACACTAatagccaggggcacctgggtggcttagttggttaagcttctgcctttggctcaggtcatgatcccatgattGAGCTGTGGatccagttccctgctcagcagggagcctgcttctcctccctctgcctctcccccagcttgtacctctctctcttctcactcaCTCTTGtctctcagataagtaaataaatcttaaaacaacaacaacaacaaaaccagtaATAGCCAGAGGGGAACGTGGTTGGGAAAggagaagttttttgttttgtcttgttttacctAGGAGGTTTTGTAGTACCAGTGTATGCTCTGTGGAAGTGATCTAGGAACTTGGGGCAAATTGATCatgctggagagggagagaataattTCAGAGCAGAGACCTTAAGTTGGCCAGGGGGGTGTGGGGTAGTGTGTTCAGGTTCAGGGGTCAGCCTTCTGATTGGAGCGGGGACGGACCATTCATTATAACaagaggtgagaaaaaaaaataacaagaggtGAGGCTAGTGTGAGTACAGATGCAGGAGATGGTAGATTTGATGGGGGAAGGTGAGCCAGTTTTTGCccattgcttctgttttctctagGAGGCACAGCCAGAAggtgagaatgagagagggaTGCTAGAGGTGAAGATGGAAAGTAATTGTTTCAGGGATACCCTGGTGGCTCACTGTggagtgcctgcttttggctcagggggtgggatcctggagtcccgggatcgagtcccatgttgagctccctgcatggagcctgtttctctctctatgtctctgcctctctctctgtgtctctcatgaataaataaaatttaaaaaaaaaaaaaaggaaagtaattgtTTCAGAGAGCGAGAAAGTGAATTTAGCGGCAAGTGTAGGATGATTGGTCAGTGCAGAGTACCCCTTTGAGACTGTGGATGTAATGTAAGGTGCTACCCCTTAGCATTGTGTGCCGCCATAGGCAGAAAGTTGAATTTGATTTAGGTTGTGGTTTCACCAGGTAATTATGGCAGAGAGCAAAAAAGCAGAGGTGAGTGCCTTTCAAATCTGTTTGTGAagtcttcagatttcttttgtgCCACAGAGCTAGCAAGTGCTAGTCACCTATTGCCTGATACATTTTACGCTGCATGGAATTATTATAGATTCTCTTCTAGAAGGAAGGAACCGAGAGAACATCTAGTCCTGTGGTTCTTTCTAAACCTGGGCTTAGGAAGGGGATTGTGATGTATCAGACATGTGGAGAGAGAGCCCCATGAGGTGAAGTGAGTAGGCagctgaggaggagagaggagtcTGTGCTCCTAGGGCCCAGGTCACACTGTAAGTGGGAGGTCTCAAGAAGGAGGCCTAACCCAGACAGTAGGAAAACCTTGGCCTCCTCTGCTCACCCCATTTGGTAAATGGAAAAGGATGCTGGAGGGGTCAGCCAGCCTCTGTAGCCAGGTGGAAACAAAGCCAGACTCAGAGCTCCAGCTCCTACCACGCACCAGTGCACGGGTTGCATCATTATCAGATGAGTGTGGCACGCTGTACAAGTAACTACTTGTTTCATGTGGGTTTTTAGTTTTTCAGAATAATAGCAAAATTTGGCCTGCCAATTGTTGCTAGAGTTAATGATTCTGATTTTGATGTtcaccttttcttgttttttctctcacCCTATCTTTAGGGAACTGAAGTCAAGGCAATAACCTACTCAGCAATGCAGGTCTATGATGAAGAGAAGCCAGAAGTTTTTGTGATCATTGACATTTAagataccaaaaaacaaaaccaaaaatccccTCTGAGACCCCTTTCTGATGAAGAactgttttttctcttcctttttagaaGATCCCATGGTAGAAACTTTACAGTGTCTGTTGATGTATGGAGATTTGCAGAACAAAACTTTTAAAGTGTGACTGTCAGAAATGGAACATCAAGTTGTGGCCTTGGTCCATGCTACCCAAATACTCAGACTTTAAAGAATTCTTCAGGTGGCAATTATGGCTTCTCATCTCTTAGTCTGTAGCAGCAGGTGCTCAGACCCTTCCAGTGGAATGCCTGGTCCCAAAAGGGACCAGTAATCTAAGTAGCAGCCCAAGAGACTCTGAATCTGCTACACTCTTAGGGAAtctagtttgagaaaaataataatttgagaaaTCCTACTACCAAGACTTGGCTTTTTTCCCAAATTGgttaacacattttctttctttctttctttccttccttactttacttttcttttcttttcttttcttttcttttcttttcttttcttttcttttttcttttcttttcttttctttcttttctttcttttctttctttctttctttttttttaaatgtggggcCTGAATTCACAACCCTAAGCTGAGATGgaatcagatgcttagccaagtaagtcacccaggtgccccaacacatatattttcaatatatgcA contains the following coding sequences:
- the ZBTB8OS gene encoding protein archease isoform X2, with translation MKGGSRVSSAAIMAQEEEDIRDYNLTEEQKAIKAKYPPAIRKYEYFSIREHSRGKGRVRIWRAWPELNEIKTQILNQLSHPDLDHTADVQLHAWGDTLEEAFEQCAMAMFGYMTDTGTVEPLQTVEVETQGDDLQSLLFHFLDEWLYKFSADEFFIPREVKVLQIDQRNFKLRSIGWGEEFSLSKHPQGTEVKAITYSAMQVYDEEKPEVFVIIDI
- the ZBTB8OS gene encoding protein archease isoform X7, which produces MKGGSRVSSAAIMAQEEEDIRDYNLTEEQKAIKAKYPPAIRKYEYLDHTADVQLHAWGDTLEEAFEQCAMAMFGYMTDTGTVEPLQTVEVETQGDDLQSLLFHFLDEWLYKFSADEFFIPREVKVLQIDQRNFKLRSIGWGEEFSLSKHPQGTEVKAITYSAMQVYDEEKPEVFVIIDI
- the ZBTB8OS gene encoding protein archease isoform X6, whose translation is MKGGSRVSSAAIMAQEEEDIRDYNLTEEQKAIKAKYPPAIRKYEYFSIREHSRGKGRVRIWRAWPELNEIKTQILNQLSHPDLDHTADVQLHAWGDTLEEAFEQCAMAMFGYMTDTGTVEPLQTVEVETQGDDLQSLLFHFLDEWLYKFSADEFFIPREVKVLQIDQRNFKLRSIGMNSQADIGLSS
- the ZBTB8OS gene encoding protein archease isoform X5 encodes the protein MKGGSRVSSAAIMAQEEEDIRDYNLTEEQKAIKAKYPPAIRKYEYFSIREHSRGKGRVRIWRAWPELNEIKTQILNQLSHPDLDHTADVQLHAWGDTLEEAFEQCAMAMFGYMTDTGTVEPLQTVEVETQGDDLQSLLFHFLDEWLYKFSADEFFIPREVKVLQIDQRNFKLRSIGWGEEFSLSKHPQDEFPG
- the ZBTB8OS gene encoding protein archease isoform X8 — its product is MKGGSRVSSAAIMAQEEEDIRDYNLTEEQKAIKAKYPPAIRKYEYLDHTADVQLHAWGDTLEEAFEQCAMAMFGYMTDTGTVEPLQTVEVETQGDDLQSLLFHFLDEWLYKFSADEFFIPREVKVLQIDQRNFKLRSIGWGEEFSLSKHPQDEFPG